From Streptomyces sp. TLI_105, the proteins below share one genomic window:
- a CDS encoding MFS transporter: MPDEPKTLDPAAPPAGTTARPAGSTTATASSGAPATAADSPAPGPARGRLLGLVAVGLVLAALNLRPAITSLGALLEEVSEDLHMSGSVAGVLTSVPPLCFAVFGITAPRLARRFGPAAVVCAGMAAIFTGLVLRPFATGTAAFLAASALALMGIAVSNVLMPVIVKRYFPDRVGSMTGLYSMALALGTSVAAAATVPMTDALGGDWRLGLGVWAALAALAVLPWLPLLRDRNTDTTLPAAATPEAAPQTREAVPQAPAPRITRSRTAWALGVFFGLQATGAYITMGWMPQIFRDAGVPAATAGVLLAVTMVMGVPLAFVIPRLATRMKNQGPIVVALGLCGLTGYTGLLLAPSGGAWGWAVLLGVSNCSFPLALTMIGMRSRTGAGVVRLSAFAQSVGYLISIPGPLLVGVLYQHSGGWGLPIALMGGLMVPQMIVGTLAGRDRTVEDEC; the protein is encoded by the coding sequence ATGCCTGACGAGCCGAAGACCCTCGACCCCGCCGCACCGCCGGCCGGAACCACCGCGCGACCGGCCGGATCCACCACCGCGACCGCGTCCTCCGGAGCGCCCGCCACCGCCGCCGATTCTCCCGCACCGGGCCCGGCACGCGGCCGGCTGCTCGGCCTCGTCGCCGTCGGACTCGTCCTGGCCGCCCTCAACCTGCGCCCCGCCATCACCAGCCTCGGCGCCCTCCTCGAAGAGGTCAGCGAAGACCTCCACATGAGCGGCAGCGTCGCCGGAGTCCTCACCTCCGTCCCCCCGCTCTGCTTCGCGGTCTTCGGCATCACCGCGCCCCGCCTCGCCCGCCGCTTCGGCCCCGCCGCCGTCGTCTGCGCGGGCATGGCCGCGATCTTCACCGGCCTCGTCCTGCGGCCCTTCGCGACCGGCACCGCCGCCTTCCTCGCGGCCAGCGCCCTCGCCCTCATGGGCATCGCCGTCAGCAACGTCCTGATGCCCGTCATCGTCAAGCGGTACTTCCCCGACCGCGTCGGCAGCATGACCGGCCTCTACTCCATGGCGCTCGCCCTCGGCACCTCCGTCGCCGCGGCCGCGACCGTGCCCATGACCGACGCCCTCGGCGGCGACTGGCGCCTCGGCCTCGGCGTCTGGGCGGCCCTCGCCGCGCTCGCCGTCCTGCCCTGGCTCCCGCTCCTGCGCGACCGGAACACCGACACGACCCTCCCGGCGGCCGCGACCCCCGAAGCGGCACCGCAGACCCGGGAAGCGGTACCGCAGGCCCCCGCGCCGCGCATCACCCGCAGCCGCACCGCCTGGGCGCTCGGCGTCTTCTTCGGCCTCCAGGCCACCGGCGCCTACATCACCATGGGCTGGATGCCGCAGATCTTCCGCGACGCCGGCGTCCCCGCCGCCACCGCGGGCGTGCTCCTCGCCGTCACCATGGTCATGGGCGTCCCGCTCGCCTTCGTCATCCCCCGCCTCGCGACCCGGATGAAGAACCAGGGCCCGATCGTCGTCGCGCTCGGCCTGTGCGGACTCACCGGCTACACCGGACTCCTCCTCGCCCCCTCCGGCGGGGCCTGGGGCTGGGCCGTGCTCCTCGGCGTCTCCAACTGCTCCTTCCCGCTCGCCCTCACGATGATCGGCATGCGCTCGCGCACCGGCGCCGGCGTCGTCCGCCTCTCCGCCTTCGCGCAGAGCGTCGGCTACCTCATCTCGATCCCCGGCCCCCTCCTCGTCGGCGTGCTCTACCAGCACAGCGGCGGCTGGGGACTGCCCATCGCGCTCATGGGCGGGCTCATGGTGCCGCAGATGATCGTCGGGACCCTGGCGGGCAGGGACCGGACGGTCGAGGACGAATGCTGA
- a CDS encoding SGM_5486 family transporter-associated protein codes for MPVLEPNPQNGQKKLLLVLGAMLGITVVIAVIASFASP; via the coding sequence ATGCCAGTCCTCGAACCCAACCCCCAGAACGGCCAGAAGAAGCTGCTCCTCGTGCTCGGCGCGATGCTCGGCATCACGGTCGTCATCGCCGTCATCGCCTCCTTCGCCTCCCCGTGA
- a CDS encoding histidine phosphatase family protein — protein MSVDTPRSIVLLRHAKADWNDGPDHERPLAERGRKDAPVAGRRLADSGIALDLALCSTAVRTRETWKLAVHELPARPKTVYEERIYEASLGELIAVVNETPDTVNNLLLVGHNPGMHALADALAGESEGELLPRMNRSGFPTSAFAVITFDGTWKSVEHGVGRLVDFWAPHA, from the coding sequence ATGAGCGTCGATACACCCCGCAGCATCGTGCTCCTCCGGCACGCGAAGGCAGACTGGAACGACGGACCGGACCACGAGCGCCCCCTCGCGGAACGAGGCCGCAAGGACGCCCCGGTGGCCGGCAGGCGGCTCGCCGACAGCGGCATCGCCCTCGACCTGGCCCTCTGTTCGACCGCCGTCCGCACCCGTGAGACCTGGAAGCTGGCCGTCCACGAGCTGCCCGCGCGCCCCAAGACGGTGTACGAGGAGCGGATCTACGAAGCCTCCCTCGGTGAGCTCATCGCCGTGGTCAACGAGACCCCGGACACCGTGAACAACCTCCTGCTCGTCGGCCACAACCCGGGGATGCACGCGCTCGCCGACGCCCTGGCGGGCGAGTCCGAGGGCGAGCTCCTGCCCCGGATGAACCGCAGCGGCTTCCCGACCTCCGCCTTCGCCGTCATCACCTTCGACGGCACCTGGAAGTCCGTGGAGCACGGCGTCGGACGACTCGTCGACTTCTGGGCCCCGCACGCCTGA
- the serB gene encoding phosphoserine phosphatase SerB, which translates to MSASQTSDVPTLLVKIFGKDRPGITAGLFDTLAAYSVDVVDIEQVVSRGRLVLCALVTEPTVASPGELRATVHSWAESLKLQAEIISGTGDNRPRGEGRSHVTVLGNPLTAEQTAAIAARIAETGGNIDRVFRLAKYPVTAVEFAVSGCGTEPLRTALAMEAHGIGVDVAVVSAGLHRRAQRLVVMDVDSTLIQDEVIELFAAHAGCEDKVAEVTAAAMRGELDFEQSLHARVELLAGLDASVVEKVRAEVRLTPGARTLIRTLKRLGYQVGVVSGGFTQVTDDLKERLGLDFASANTLEIVDGKLTGRVTGEIVDRAGKARLLRRFASEAGVPLAQTVAIGDGANDLDMLNAAGLGVAFNAKPVVRRAAHTAVNVPFLDTVLYLLGITREEVEAADFGEDDLPH; encoded by the coding sequence ATGAGCGCATCGCAGACCTCAGACGTTCCCACCCTTCTCGTCAAGATCTTCGGGAAGGACCGTCCCGGGATCACCGCGGGACTCTTCGACACCCTCGCCGCCTACTCCGTCGACGTCGTGGACATCGAACAGGTGGTCTCCCGCGGCCGCCTCGTCCTGTGCGCGCTCGTCACCGAGCCGACCGTCGCCTCGCCGGGCGAACTCCGGGCCACCGTCCACAGCTGGGCCGAATCGCTGAAGCTCCAGGCCGAGATCATCTCCGGCACGGGCGACAACCGTCCCCGTGGCGAGGGACGCTCGCACGTCACCGTGCTCGGCAACCCGCTCACCGCCGAGCAGACGGCGGCCATAGCGGCCAGGATCGCGGAGACCGGCGGCAACATCGACCGCGTCTTCCGCCTCGCGAAGTACCCGGTGACGGCGGTCGAGTTCGCCGTCTCGGGCTGCGGGACCGAGCCGCTGCGGACCGCGCTGGCCATGGAGGCGCACGGCATCGGGGTCGACGTGGCCGTCGTCTCCGCCGGTCTGCACCGGCGGGCCCAGCGGCTCGTGGTCATGGACGTCGACTCGACCCTGATCCAGGACGAGGTGATCGAGCTCTTCGCCGCGCACGCGGGCTGCGAGGACAAGGTCGCCGAGGTGACGGCGGCGGCGATGCGCGGCGAGCTGGACTTCGAGCAGTCGCTCCACGCGCGCGTGGAGCTGCTCGCCGGTCTCGACGCCTCGGTGGTCGAGAAGGTCCGCGCCGAGGTGCGGCTGACCCCGGGCGCCCGGACCCTGATCCGTACGCTCAAGCGGCTCGGCTACCAGGTGGGCGTCGTCTCCGGCGGTTTCACGCAGGTCACCGACGACCTGAAGGAGCGGCTCGGCCTCGACTTCGCCTCCGCCAACACGCTGGAGATCGTGGACGGGAAGCTCACCGGCCGGGTGACCGGCGAGATCGTCGACCGGGCGGGCAAGGCGCGGCTGCTGCGCCGCTTCGCCTCGGAGGCGGGGGTGCCGCTGGCGCAGACCGTGGCGATCGGCGACGGGGCCAACGACCTGGACATGCTGAACGCGGCCGGGCTCGGGGTGGCGTTCAACGCGAAGCCGGTGGTGCGTCGGGCGGCCCACACGGCGGTGAACGTGCCGTTCCTGGACACCGTGCTGTACCTGCTCGGCATCACGCGCGAGGAGGTCGAGGCGGCGGACTTCGGCGAGGACGACCTGCCGCACTGA
- a CDS encoding FHA domain-containing protein, whose protein sequence is MGHGVPELVLELNGRTWTLDPSRSYTLGRDPQGDLVIDDARVSWRHATISWGGRSWVIEDHGSTNGTFLQGQRIHQVEIGPGSAVHLGNATDGPRLNLAAAGAAAAPQHQAPQQAPAQAQQAPAHQAAGAAAQADWATHQAPPQHQAPPQQQGWQQPPAHQQVPQQQVPHQQGPGQGRPGGAAGASSAYADRSPTTFHQLSLGHVMRIGRALENELVVSDLQVSRHHAEFHATPDGRMEIRDLGSHNGTYVNGQPIPKGGSALLGPQDIVGVGHSTFRIVGGQLEEFVDTGSVSFSARHLTVTVDGGKQILKDVTFGVPEKSLIGVIGPSGSGKSTLLKALTGYRPANEGDVLYDNRSLYKQFAELRQRIGLVPQDDILHKELTVVKALRYAAKLRFPGDTATAEREARIDEVLRELKLDIHKEKKVTSLSGGQRKRVSVALELLTKPSLIFLDEPTSGLDPGMDRDVMQLLRGLADDGRTVLVVTHSVAELGLCDKLLVMAPGGSVAYFGPPEEALNFFGYSTWADVFSAFENYRDYDWAGRWKGSQHYQMYAADIDAVAAQPVQMPQQAMARPPKPQGWGSQLWTLIRRYVSVIASDKGFMALMVILPAVLGAVSVVIPADFGLGRPTPPSRFNGDAGTIMLILAVGMCFSGAANSVRELIKERVIYERERAVGLSRSAYLMSKVIVLGVITAFQGVIICGIGFSTRALPEEGLFMPPAVELCVQVIALGLTSMMVGLVISALVKTAEKTMPLLVMFAIIQVVFTGILFQVYGSPGLEQFAWLMPSRWGIAGAGTTLDLAHLMPPWDHKDPTNTDPLWEHTVGQWSLDLGIQLIMATVCCVLVARLLRRHEPEVMRK, encoded by the coding sequence GTGGGGCATGGAGTGCCAGAACTCGTACTGGAATTGAACGGCAGGACCTGGACGCTCGATCCGTCCCGGTCGTACACCCTGGGCAGGGACCCTCAGGGTGACCTGGTCATCGACGACGCCAGGGTCTCGTGGCGCCACGCCACCATCAGCTGGGGCGGCCGGAGCTGGGTCATCGAGGACCACGGCTCCACGAACGGCACCTTCCTCCAGGGCCAGAGGATCCACCAGGTGGAGATCGGTCCCGGCTCGGCCGTCCACCTGGGCAACGCCACCGACGGCCCGCGGCTGAATCTCGCCGCCGCCGGCGCGGCCGCCGCGCCTCAGCACCAGGCGCCGCAGCAGGCCCCGGCCCAGGCCCAGCAGGCCCCCGCCCACCAGGCGGCCGGGGCCGCCGCGCAGGCCGACTGGGCCACGCACCAGGCGCCTCCGCAGCACCAGGCGCCCCCGCAGCAACAGGGCTGGCAGCAGCCGCCGGCCCACCAGCAGGTCCCGCAGCAGCAGGTCCCGCACCAGCAGGGGCCCGGGCAGGGTCGCCCCGGTGGCGCCGCGGGGGCGTCGTCGGCCTACGCCGACCGCAGCCCCACCACGTTCCACCAGCTGTCGCTCGGTCACGTCATGCGGATCGGCCGTGCCCTCGAGAACGAACTGGTCGTCTCCGACCTCCAGGTCTCGCGGCACCACGCCGAGTTCCACGCGACGCCCGACGGCCGCATGGAGATCCGCGACCTCGGCTCGCACAACGGCACGTACGTCAACGGTCAGCCGATCCCCAAGGGCGGCAGCGCCCTGCTCGGCCCGCAGGACATCGTCGGCGTCGGCCATTCGACGTTCCGCATCGTCGGCGGCCAGCTCGAGGAGTTCGTCGACACCGGCTCGGTCTCCTTCTCGGCCCGCCACCTCACGGTCACGGTCGACGGCGGCAAGCAGATCCTCAAGGACGTCACCTTCGGCGTCCCGGAGAAGTCGCTGATCGGCGTCATCGGCCCGTCCGGCTCCGGCAAGTCGACCCTGCTCAAGGCGCTGACCGGCTACCGCCCGGCCAACGAGGGTGACGTCCTCTACGACAACCGAAGCCTCTACAAGCAGTTCGCCGAGCTGCGCCAGCGCATCGGTCTGGTCCCGCAGGACGACATCCTGCACAAGGAGCTGACCGTCGTGAAGGCGCTGCGCTACGCGGCCAAGCTCCGCTTCCCCGGCGACACCGCCACGGCCGAGCGCGAGGCCCGCATCGACGAGGTGCTGCGCGAGCTCAAGCTCGACATCCACAAGGAGAAGAAGGTCACCTCCCTCTCCGGTGGCCAGCGCAAGCGCGTCTCCGTCGCCCTGGAGCTCCTCACCAAGCCCTCGCTGATCTTCCTGGACGAGCCGACCTCCGGTCTCGACCCGGGCATGGACCGCGATGTCATGCAGCTGCTCCGCGGCCTCGCGGACGACGGCCGCACGGTCCTCGTCGTCACCCACTCGGTGGCCGAGCTGGGCCTCTGCGACAAGCTCCTCGTCATGGCGCCCGGCGGCTCCGTGGCGTACTTCGGCCCGCCGGAGGAGGCGCTGAACTTCTTCGGCTACTCCACCTGGGCCGACGTCTTCTCGGCCTTCGAGAACTACCGCGACTACGACTGGGCGGGCCGCTGGAAGGGCTCGCAGCACTACCAGATGTACGCCGCGGACATCGACGCCGTCGCCGCGCAGCCCGTCCAGATGCCGCAGCAGGCGATGGCCAGGCCGCCGAAGCCGCAGGGCTGGGGCTCGCAGCTGTGGACCCTGATCCGCCGCTACGTCTCCGTCATCGCGTCCGACAAGGGCTTCATGGCCCTGATGGTGATCCTGCCGGCCGTCCTCGGCGCGGTGTCCGTCGTCATCCCGGCCGACTTCGGCCTCGGCAGGCCCACGCCGCCGTCCCGCTTCAACGGCGACGCGGGCACGATCATGCTGATCCTCGCGGTCGGCATGTGCTTCTCCGGCGCGGCCAACTCCGTCCGAGAGCTGATCAAGGAACGGGTCATCTACGAGCGGGAACGCGCCGTCGGCCTGTCCCGCTCCGCGTACCTGATGTCCAAGGTCATCGTCCTCGGCGTGATTACGGCCTTCCAGGGCGTCATCATCTGCGGCATCGGCTTCTCCACCCGCGCGCTGCCCGAAGAGGGCCTGTTCATGCCGCCGGCCGTCGAGCTCTGCGTCCAGGTCATCGCGCTCGGCCTGACCTCGATGATGGTCGGCCTGGTCATCTCCGCGCTGGTGAAGACCGCCGAGAAGACCATGCCGCTGCTCGTCATGTTCGCGATCATCCAGGTCGTCTTCACCGGCATCCTCTTCCAGGTGTACGGCTCGCCCGGCCTGGAGCAGTTCGCCTGGCTCATGCCCTCCCGCTGGGGCATCGCCGGCGCCGGCACCACCCTCGACCTGGCGCACCTCATGCCGCCGTGGGACCACAAGGACCCCACGAACACCGACCCGCTGTGGGAGCACACGGTCGGCCAGTGGAGCCTCGACCTCGGCATCCAGCTGATCATGGCCACGGTCTGCTGCGTCCTCGTGGCGCGGCTGCTGCGCCGCCATGAGCCCGAGGTCATGCGCAAGTAA
- a CDS encoding transglycosylase SLT domain-containing protein — translation MSANTPGHSRGLKKTHKATIAGVAALGAAALTLSLVPHNGGTETEPQALSGTQQVAWSYNANSPQAKALAASVSEQQTTIGLKAKQEAEAKAKAAAKAKLDAQAKAAKAKADALAKATAKARAEVKAKAAAKAKAEAKAKAAAKKRAAEKAAASRSVARTPVFANNLDGWIREALYIMDKHNIPGTYNGLHKNIMRESSGNPRAINNWDINAINGIPSKGLLQVIYPTFKAYHIPGTKFDQYDPVANIVAAANYAADRYGSIDNVNSAY, via the coding sequence ATGTCTGCGAACACCCCTGGCCACAGTCGTGGTCTGAAGAAGACCCACAAGGCCACGATCGCCGGCGTCGCCGCTCTGGGCGCCGCAGCCCTCACCCTCTCCCTCGTGCCTCACAACGGCGGCACCGAGACCGAGCCCCAGGCCCTGTCCGGTACCCAGCAGGTGGCCTGGTCGTACAACGCGAACAGCCCGCAGGCCAAGGCGCTGGCCGCCAGCGTCAGCGAGCAGCAGACCACCATCGGTCTGAAGGCCAAGCAGGAGGCGGAGGCGAAGGCGAAGGCCGCCGCCAAGGCGAAGCTCGACGCCCAGGCGAAGGCCGCGAAGGCCAAGGCCGACGCCCTGGCGAAGGCCACCGCGAAGGCCAGGGCCGAGGTCAAGGCGAAGGCCGCCGCCAAGGCGAAGGCCGAGGCCAAGGCCAAGGCCGCCGCGAAGAAGCGCGCCGCGGAGAAGGCGGCCGCGAGCCGTTCCGTCGCCCGCACCCCGGTCTTCGCGAACAACCTCGACGGCTGGATCCGCGAGGCGCTCTACATCATGGACAAGCACAACATCCCGGGCACGTACAACGGCCTGCACAAGAACATCATGCGCGAGTCCAGCGGCAACCCGCGGGCCATCAACAACTGGGACATCAACGCCATCAACGGCATCCCGTCCAAGGGCCTGCTCCAGGTGATCTACCCGACCTTCAAGGCGTACCACATCCCCGGCACCAAGTTCGACCAGTACGACCCGGTCGCCAACATCGTCGCCGCCGCCAACTACGCGGCCGACCGCTACGGCTCGATCGACAACGTCAACAGCGCGTACTGA
- a CDS encoding S-adenosylmethionine:tRNA ribosyltransferase-isomerase — protein MTLAVRVPAELSARVPAEQRGPGRRRDDVRLLVSRGTAVSHHSFRELPALLRAGDVLVVNTSTTLAAAVDGRLGPEPGGEPVVVHFSTRGDDGRWAVELRAPDPSGSTRPRGGGPAGVVVRLPGGARLVCEEPLVPGGARLWWARVTVDVPGLLGRYGRPIRYGYTDRDQPLSAYRTVFARPSPDGSGSAEMPSAGRPFTARLVAELVDRGVRIAPLRLHTGVASAEAHEPPYPERFEVPAATAGLVNAARAGGGRVIAVGTTVVRALESAAVEPPRRTESGAAARSPRGPLGPNGARDASREGTVVRALESAAAGPSRRAGVGCGGAVRAVAGWTDLVVTPARGVRVVDGLLTGLHEPEASHLLMLEAVAGRPALRSAYAAAVRERYLWHEFGDLHLLLPEEGAHRMHC, from the coding sequence ATGACACTGGCCGTGAGGGTGCCGGCGGAACTGTCGGCGCGGGTGCCGGCCGAGCAGCGGGGGCCCGGGCGCCGCCGGGACGACGTGCGGCTGCTCGTGTCGCGGGGCACGGCGGTGTCGCACCACTCCTTCAGGGAGCTGCCCGCGCTGCTGCGGGCCGGGGACGTGCTGGTCGTCAACACCTCGACGACGCTCGCGGCAGCCGTGGACGGGCGGCTCGGCCCGGAGCCGGGCGGGGAGCCGGTGGTGGTGCACTTCTCGACCCGTGGGGACGACGGGCGCTGGGCCGTGGAGCTGCGGGCACCGGATCCGTCGGGCAGTACGCGCCCGCGTGGGGGCGGTCCCGCGGGCGTGGTCGTCCGGCTGCCGGGAGGGGCGCGGCTGGTGTGCGAGGAGCCGCTGGTGCCCGGCGGCGCGCGGCTGTGGTGGGCGCGGGTGACCGTGGACGTGCCGGGGCTGCTCGGCCGGTACGGGCGGCCCATCCGGTACGGGTACACGGACCGGGACCAACCCCTGTCGGCGTACCGGACGGTCTTCGCGCGCCCCTCCCCCGACGGGTCGGGCTCGGCGGAGATGCCGAGCGCGGGGCGGCCCTTCACGGCCCGGCTGGTGGCGGAGCTGGTCGACCGGGGCGTACGGATCGCCCCGCTCCGCCTTCATACGGGGGTGGCGTCGGCGGAGGCGCACGAGCCGCCCTACCCGGAGCGCTTCGAGGTCCCGGCGGCGACGGCCGGCCTGGTGAACGCGGCCCGTGCCGGGGGCGGCCGGGTGATCGCCGTCGGTACGACGGTGGTGCGGGCACTGGAGTCCGCTGCGGTGGAACCACCTCGGCGGACGGAGTCCGGCGCAGCGGCCCGAAGCCCGAGAGGCCCCCTGGGGCCGAACGGCGCGAGGGACGCGTCGAGAGAGGGGACCGTCGTGCGGGCGCTGGAGTCGGCAGCGGCGGGGCCGTCCCGGCGGGCGGGGGTCGGGTGCGGCGGGGCGGTGCGGGCCGTCGCGGGGTGGACCGATCTGGTGGTGACGCCCGCGCGCGGGGTGCGGGTGGTGGACGGGCTGCTCACCGGGCTGCACGAGCCGGAGGCCTCGCACCTGCTGATGCTGGAGGCGGTCGCCGGGCGGCCCGCGCTGCGGAGCGCGTACGCCGCCGCGGTACGGGAGCGCTACCTCTGGCACGAGTTCGGCGACCTCCATCTCCTCCTCCCGGAGGAGGGGGCTCACCGTATGCATTGCTGA
- a CDS encoding SDR family NAD(P)-dependent oxidoreductase: MAVAIVTGASRGLGRALAEALAGRGWDLVLDARTADVLEESAAAARARGARVVASAGDVTDAAHRRELVAAAEELGGLDLLVNNAGILGAEPLVPLDRHPLDGFRAALEVNVVAPLGLLQEALPLLRAAPAGAVVNLSSDAAAEAYRTWGAYGATKAALDQLSAVLAVEEPGLRVWWVDPGGMRTDMLAAAEPGEDLSGTPAPADVAPVFLRLLDERPASGRYSAPAFLEA, encoded by the coding sequence ATGGCTGTCGCGATCGTCACGGGGGCGTCGAGGGGTCTGGGGCGGGCACTGGCCGAGGCTCTCGCCGGGCGGGGCTGGGACCTGGTGCTGGACGCCCGCACGGCGGACGTACTGGAGGAGAGCGCGGCGGCGGCACGCGCGCGCGGGGCACGGGTGGTGGCGTCGGCCGGGGACGTGACGGACGCGGCGCACCGGCGGGAGCTCGTGGCCGCGGCGGAGGAGCTCGGTGGGCTCGATCTGCTCGTGAACAACGCGGGGATCCTGGGCGCGGAACCCCTGGTGCCGCTCGACCGGCACCCGCTGGACGGTTTCCGGGCCGCCCTGGAGGTCAATGTGGTGGCCCCGCTGGGGCTGCTGCAGGAGGCGCTGCCGCTGCTGCGCGCGGCGCCCGCCGGCGCGGTGGTCAATCTGAGCTCGGACGCGGCCGCGGAGGCGTACCGGACCTGGGGGGCGTACGGGGCGACGAAGGCGGCGCTCGACCAGCTGTCGGCGGTCCTGGCGGTGGAGGAGCCGGGGCTGCGGGTCTGGTGGGTGGACCCGGGCGGGATGCGGACGGACATGCTGGCCGCCGCGGAGCCCGGCGAGGACCTGTCCGGGACTCCCGCTCCGGCCGATGTCGCCCCCGTCTTCCTGCGGCTGCTCGACGAGCGGCCGGCGAGCGGCCGGTATTCCGCGCCGGCCTTCCTGGAGGCGTGA
- a CDS encoding GAF domain-containing sensor histidine kinase, producing MSHRPSSGLAAVSTALLAMSRHLEVRDVLKTIVASARELLDAEYAALGVPDDHGGFAQFVVDGVSDEQWRAIGPLPRQHGILAAMLHKAEPERLADVRADPRFEGWPDAHPEMSDFLGLPVRDGDETLGALFLANKRCPREGGGCGFTAEDEALLSILAQHAAIALTNARLYERSRELTIVEERSRLAHELHDAVSQKLFSLRLTAQAAAALVDRDPVRAKGELQQVAALAAEAADELRAAVVELRPAALDEDGLVHTLRTQIQVLDRAHSARVTFESPGTRALPAAQEEAVLRVAQEALHNALRHADAELVAVSLTRSGQGARLTVTDDGKGFDPRTVRSAGRHLGLVSMRDRASGVGGRLTVTSAPGRGTTIEMEVPGG from the coding sequence ATGAGCCATCGACCGAGCTCCGGCCTGGCCGCCGTGAGCACCGCCCTCCTGGCGATGAGCCGCCATCTGGAGGTCCGTGACGTCCTCAAGACGATCGTGGCCTCCGCGCGCGAGCTGCTCGACGCCGAGTACGCCGCGCTGGGCGTCCCCGACGACCACGGCGGCTTCGCCCAGTTCGTGGTCGACGGCGTCAGCGACGAGCAGTGGAGGGCGATCGGCCCGCTGCCCCGCCAGCACGGCATCCTGGCCGCGATGCTCCACAAGGCCGAGCCCGAGCGGCTCGCCGACGTCCGCGCGGACCCCCGCTTCGAGGGCTGGCCGGACGCCCACCCCGAGATGTCCGACTTCCTCGGCCTGCCCGTCCGCGACGGCGACGAGACCCTCGGCGCCCTCTTCCTCGCGAACAAGCGCTGCCCGAGGGAGGGCGGCGGCTGCGGCTTCACCGCCGAGGACGAGGCACTCCTCTCGATCCTCGCCCAGCACGCGGCCATCGCCCTCACCAACGCCCGGCTGTACGAGCGCAGCCGTGAGCTCACCATCGTCGAGGAGCGCTCCCGCCTCGCCCACGAGCTGCACGACGCCGTCAGCCAGAAGCTCTTCTCGCTCCGTCTGACCGCCCAGGCGGCCGCCGCCCTCGTCGACCGCGACCCGGTCCGCGCCAAGGGCGAGCTCCAGCAGGTCGCCGCGCTCGCCGCCGAGGCCGCCGACGAGCTGCGCGCCGCCGTCGTCGAGCTCAGGCCCGCCGCCCTCGACGAGGACGGCCTCGTGCACACGCTCCGCACCCAGATCCAGGTCCTGGACCGCGCCCATTCCGCCCGGGTGACCTTCGAGAGCCCGGGGACCCGGGCCCTGCCCGCCGCCCAGGAGGAGGCCGTCCTCCGGGTCGCGCAGGAGGCCCTGCACAACGCCCTGCGGCACGCGGACGCGGAGCTCGTCGCGGTCTCCCTCACCCGCAGCGGGCAGGGCGCGCGGCTCACCGTCACCGACGACGGCAAGGGCTTCGACCCGCGTACGGTCCGCAGCGCGGGCCGCCATCTGGGCCTGGTCTCCATGCGGGACCGCGCGAGCGGCGTCGGCGGCAGACTCACGGTGACCTCGGCCCCGGGCCGGGGCACCACGATCGAGATGGAGGTCCCCGGTGGCTGA
- a CDS encoding response regulator transcription factor: MADKPIRVLLVDDHQVVRRGLRTFLEVQDDIEVVGEASDGAEGVARAEELQPDVVLMDVKMPGTDGIEALKRLRELANPARVLIVTSFTEQRTVVPALRAGACGYVYKDIDPDALAGAIRSVHAGHVLLQPEVAGALLAQDDSHGGGTGRGSTLTEREREVLGLIADGRSNREIARALVLSEKTVKTHVSNILMKLDLADRTQAALWAVRHGLTG; the protein is encoded by the coding sequence GTGGCTGACAAGCCGATCCGCGTGCTCCTGGTCGACGACCACCAGGTCGTCCGCCGTGGCCTGCGCACCTTCCTGGAGGTGCAGGACGACATAGAGGTCGTGGGGGAGGCCTCCGACGGCGCCGAGGGGGTCGCCAGGGCGGAGGAGCTGCAGCCGGACGTGGTCCTCATGGACGTGAAGATGCCGGGCACGGACGGCATCGAGGCGCTCAAGCGGCTCCGTGAGCTGGCCAACCCCGCCAGAGTCCTGATCGTCACCAGCTTCACCGAGCAGCGGACGGTCGTCCCCGCGCTCCGCGCCGGCGCCTGTGGATACGTCTACAAGGACATCGACCCCGACGCCCTGGCCGGCGCGATCCGCTCCGTCCACGCCGGGCACGTCCTGCTCCAGCCCGAGGTGGCCGGCGCGCTCCTCGCCCAGGACGACTCCCACGGCGGGGGCACGGGGCGGGGCTCCACCCTCACGGAGCGGGAGCGCGAGGTCCTCGGCCTGATCGCGGACGGCCGGTCCAACCGGGAGATCGCCCGGGCCCTCGTCCTCTCCGAGAAGACGGTCAAGACGCATGTCTCGAACATCTTGATGAAACTCGACCTGGCGGACCGCACCCAGGCGGCCCTCTGGGCGGTCCGCCACGGCCTCACCGGCTGA
- a CDS encoding chaplin produces MKNLKKAAALTMIAGGIVAAGAGVASANADADGQALHSPGVGSGNLVQVPVHVPVNVSGNTVNVIGLLNPAFGNDAHNG; encoded by the coding sequence GTGAAGAACCTCAAGAAGGCCGCCGCCCTCACCATGATCGCGGGTGGCATCGTCGCCGCCGGCGCGGGTGTCGCCTCCGCGAACGCGGACGCCGACGGGCAGGCCCTCCACTCGCCGGGCGTAGGCTCCGGCAACCTGGTGCAGGTCCCGGTCCACGTCCCCGTGAACGTCTCCGGCAACACGGTCAACGTGATCGGCCTGCTCAACCCGGCCTTCGGCAACGACGCCCACAACGGCTGA